From the Rhinoraja longicauda isolate Sanriku21f chromosome 5, sRhiLon1.1, whole genome shotgun sequence genome, the window CGGACTGTTTAattggcctttatcttgcactgaacgtcattcccttaGCATCATTCAAataatccaagatggcgcccaacccagacgACTTTTCGTGTGCTAGTCACAGAAGAGGATCtgaaatcacacattacaatcgctccactgattgtaatcatgtattgtctttccgctgactgggtaacacgcaagaaaagttttcactgtgcctcagtacgtgacaataaactaaattcaaactcagtacagcacaggaacaggccctttgacaggCCGTGGtgccaatctaactaatcccatctTGACTCTTCAAAAGAAACAAGAAGACATTTTGTGGGAAGGATTACCTCGAGAATAAAGGATCACATGAGCGCAATAATGAGAAATGATCTTGGCTTAGATGAtaatgaagaagaatttgtgtgggtggagaaaacaaaagatttttttaaatagtggGAGTAGTTTGTCGGACTTAACAGTAGGTATGTCCCAGGACAGAGTATATATAGAAGTAAGATTATTTTCTAATAAAAGTAATGGAAGAATCAGGGGAGCTTTAGTGTCCACACAAACTGGACAAATCAAGTTGACTAAATTAGTTAAGAGAACTAATTCACAGAATGCATCCAAAGCAGTTTATCTGGAAAACTATACACTGTGGAGTCAACCTGAGTACTGATCATTCCAGGTTTGAATTTGTGTAACAGAGTAAATTTGTAAACTGTTCGCAAGGGATTCTCGACAGAACATTGATCAGTCTTTAGTTATCAGTTAATGATTATATATGGAGATGTTGACGAAAGTGGATTAAGATGTTAAGTTTAAAGACACGACAGTTAAACAATGGCACACATATCAAGCCATATTTTGAAATTTTCCACCAGCATACATTCCATTCATTGTGACCTCTGCTGTGAAAACGGACACAAAGTGTTTTATCCATCAGTGACGAATTTGGTTTCTCATTAGAAATGTTTCCCAGGAAACAGTATGCATGATGAACTAAAAAAAGCCTGTGAGAATTTTAACAGTCAGCAAAACGAGACAAAAATGAACAAAAAAGAAAACAGGAAACACCTGTAAAAGGAAGAGAATACATGGGTTCTTTTACAGGTTTTACAGGTTGAGACAACAACAAATATGTGTCAGTTTTCACAGGACACATTACCTACACAAAAAAGAAGGGAAGCATGGTTCCCATGGAAGTATAAAACAGAGTAATCGATGTTAGTAAAAAGATAATGGGGTTAAATCCATGCAAAGACTGTTTGCCCAGATGGCTTACATCCAGGGGTTCTAAAAGAGATGACTGCACTTGTGGTGATCCTGCAAAattctgcagattctggaattgtCCCTGTGTAAGTGTAACGCTGCTGTTTAAAACAAAGGGAGAAAGAAATTAGGGGATTACATTGCAACAGGCCTGACCTCAATTCCAACTCGAATTGAGGAAATGGTCAAAAGCCTGTGAAGATCATGTTCTTAAGTAGAGCCAGCACAGTTTTTATGAAAGGGGATATGTACTTAGATAATCTAATTTGAAGATGCAACCAGCAATGCGAGAAGGGAGAAACCTGAGTTTGCAGAAGGGATTGAGTGATGTGCCAGGTGGAAGGAAGTCTGATATTCAATATATGAACTCACTAGGACAGATAGAAAATAGATTCAAGAATAGCAAACAGGGGAGAGGAATAAAGGGTCATATTCAGGTTGGCAGCACTGTCCCTTGGGTtatcattataataataataataataatataataaacatttattttttatagcgcttttccagatgctcaaagacgctttacaaaaacagtcaagacataaaaacaaacaaacgaactgtcctgacggagaggcggcgaacaaatagcgccagcgtcctctcacgtcagggtccggcagtagacaataaagaacacaagacacacaattacaatttttaacacaaacagctatcacagtgattgctccaggcaaaagaatttaatccattttaaaataaggctgtaacgtagcaaaatgtggaaaaagtgaaggggtctgaatactttctgaatgcactgtacatgacTATCCCCCACTCGTTGCATTTAACTGGGCAAGTTATCACTAAACATTGtaccctttctcctgtatctgaacactgtggatggcatgattgtcagcatgtgcaggatggaactgcagatgctggtttaaaccaaagatcgacacaaaaagctggagtaactcagcggggcaggcagcatctctgaagagaaggaatgggtgacgttttgggtcgagacccttctaaagaaacgtcacccattccttccctctcggctactccagctttttgtgtcaatgattgtaagcatgtatattcttttcgttgactggatggcaggcaacaaaaaaaaaagtgtttcactgtacctcggttcacttgacaataataaacgaaactacccTAAACTATCCTCTCCTCATCAGGAGCAATACAGTCACAAGTTCTGCCTCTGCCATGCAATTCTGCAGCGAGTACTCCCAACTTCCCACTGCCTAGCCAACACGATGCTGCCGATACTCACCCGGTTACATACATTTTGTTGGACATAGTTGTAGTCGTCAACCAGTGCCTTCTTCTGATCCAGGAGGGCGATTGATCTGTCAGCGCTGCACACATTTCTGATCAGCTTCTGCAGTCTGGTCTTGATTTTCTTTTGATCTTCCAAAGAGCAGCCGACGATGAAGGACTGGAATTTCTGATTGACGGGGCCCTGCAGAGCCTCGGAGGAGCAGGCGTTGTAGAGAGCGACCAGGCGGCTCTTGGCGCTTGCCACGTCCTGCAGGAGCTTGTCGACCACCTCGTCAATCAGCGTGGTGGCTCTGCTGAGGAACTCCTCCTGCTGGGCACTGCGGATGGTCTGCACAGACACTGCCACCGTCAGCGTCCGGCCTATCAGCCTGTTGGCGGTCAGGTTGAGTTCCTCTCGCTCCCCTGCCGATAGGTTTGCACAGACTGATTACCGAGTCCACAAAA encodes:
- the bag2 gene encoding BAG family molecular chaperone regulator 2 produces the protein MAQAKINQLKSGDLDNKFQRSMSMADRSGRLLETLDELEQRVETLRETAASMEQEKETLLELIQSVQNSQDMRNISDGEREELNLTANRLIGRTLTVAVSVQTIRSAQQEEFLSRATTLIDEVVDKLLQDVASAKSRLVALYNACSSEALQGPVNQKFQSFIVGCSLEDQKKIKTRLQKLIRNVCSADRSIALLDQKKALVDDYNYVQQNVCNRNTGDGK